Genomic window (Achromobacter sp. B7):
AAACTGGCCGCCGTACTCGCTGGCGCGCCCGAGGCGCTGCTGGAGACCTACGAAGCCGAACGCCGGCCCGTGGCCGCGAACGTGCTCGGCCTGTCCACCCGACTGCTTGCGGGTTTCAAGACCGGGGACAACAGGCGGACCCGTGAAGTCCAGCAACTGGACATCGGGTACCCGACGTCGCCGCTATCGCTTCCGTTGCAAGCTGACAGCCGACTTGAGCCGGGCAGTCGCGCGCCCGATGCCGTTGTGCGCGGCGCGGGCGGCAGCCCAACGCGGTTGTTTAACCTGCTCAACGGCACGCACTGGACCTTGCTGGTCAACGGCGCATCAACCTTTGCGCCGCGCGCAGGCTTGCACATCCACTGCATTGGAGACGGCCTGGAGATCGAAGACCCTCTGGACCAGTTCGCCAGCTTCTACGGGTTGGCCAAGGGGGCCGCCGCGCTGATCAGGCCCGACGGGTATCTGGCGGGCGTCTTTGCCCGGGATAGCGCCGCCGTGCTGCAAGCGCACCTGGATCGGTACTGCAAGATTCTGTGAAAAGACGCTGGCGTCGTGCCGGCAAGGTGGACAGGCTGCCGGGCCGCGCCAAGCACAACGCCGCGCGACCGCCTCGATATGAACGTTCATGGAAGTTCAGCGCGCGTCTCGGCTGGCGCCTGGGGGCAGACCGGTAACGCGCTTGAACGCACGGCTGAATGCTGCTTGCGACGTATAGCCCAAGCGCTCGGCTACCGTGTCGATCGGCAGCCTGTCGTGCGTCAGCCATTGCCTGGCAAGACGCATCTTCAACTCGTTGGCGTAGCGCAGCGGTGGTGTTCCCACCGTTGCATGAAACCGCTCGGCAAAAACAGAGCGAGAAATATTGCACTCGCCCGCCAATTCGGCCAGTTTCCAATCTCGGGCGGGTTGGCGGTGCAAGGCGAGGATGGCGCGCGCAAGCCGTGGATCCCGCAGCGCTGCGGCCAGGCCGGAGGCATTGTCGCAACCGCACTCGATCCATCCCCGGACAATCATCGCGGCGACCACTTCGGCCAGTCGCGCCAGAATGTCCGCGAACCCCACGCGTCTGGAACAGATCTCGCCTTTCATCGCGGACAGAATCGAGACCATGCCAGGAAAGCGGTCGCTGTCGGCGTTCACGCACATGACATCCGGCATCAATTGCCCCAAGGCCCGCATGCCGCCAAGGTCGAATTCCATGCAACCGTAAAAGAAGATTGCGCTGGGGACGCTGCTGGTACTTGGACACGCATCCACGTCGGTGACGGAATTGCCGATCAAGGCGGCTTCAAGCGTATCGATATCCTGCAAGTCCGCGTCCTCGGCGGAAAGCCATTGATGAGCTTGCCCATGGGGCAGAAACACCGCATTGCCGGCACTCAATTCGTGCAAGCCGCCCTCAGCGGTGCGTAGTACGGCCGAGCCCACCGCCAAGTAGTAGAAGAAACCGTGGCCGGCCTTCGCGTCAATGCTTAGTCCAAAACTAGGCCCGGTCTGCACCCGCCGGTACTGCACCCCGCGCAGACGCATTCCGGCAAGCAGCTCACTAATCAAGTGCGGAGGAAGCGCGTAATTCTGTGAGGCCAGCATCGGATTTTCTATCAAAAACTTAGTACGCCGCATCATAGATCATCCCAAGCACACGTCCTAGACTGCACTCACTGATTTTTTAGGATGAGTGCAATGCGTAGTGTTGTTGATGTTTCAAACCCCGAAGGTTCAGCCAGCCCGGGGGACATTGAGCCGGTGTCAGCGGCATGGACCGCAGTGTTCTCGCTGGCGATGGGTGTATTCGGCCTGTTGACCGCGGAGTATCTGCCGGCAAGCCTACTGACGCCCATGGCAGAAGCTCTGCACGTATCAGAGGCCATGGCGGGACAGGCTGTGACGGTGACTGCGGTGGTGGCGTTATTTGCAGGCTTGCTGGTGCCCGGTCTTACCCGCAGCCTCGATCGCCGTACGGTGCTGCTGGGCTTTTCCACTTTAATGATTGTGTCCAACCTGCTGGTTGCGGCGTCGTCGCAGATGTGGGTGCTGCTTTTGATGCGCGTTCTACTTGGAATCGCCCTGGGCGGGTTCTGGAGCATGGCGGCGGCTGTCGCCATGCGACTGGTGCCGACGGCGCTCTTGCCACGCGCGTTATCGATCATCTTCAGCGGCATTGCCGTGGGCACAGTGGTCGCCGTGCCGTTGGGTAGCTATCTTGGTGGCCAGTTTGGATGGCGCAGCGCCTTTGTCGCCGCTGCGGCGGTGGGTGTATTGACCCTGGCATTCCAATGGTTCACGTTACCGAAGATGGCGCCGCGCCGGCCCGCGCGCCTCCGAACGATCTTGGACGTTCTCTTGCGGCCCGGCATCGCGCTTGGCATGTTGGGCTGCATTCTGGCGCATACGGGCCATTTCGCTCTCTTCACCTATATTCGGCCGTTTCTGGAAAGCACCGCCGGCGTGGGAACGAACGGGCTGGCGCTGATGCTGCTTGGCTTCGGCGTGGCGAATTTCGCGGGCACCATGCTCGCAGGCTGGCTGATGCAGCGCAGCTTATCTGTGACCTTGGCCCTCATGCCGGCCCTGGTCGGTGGCAGTGCCTTGGCGATGGCGCTTTTCCCCGCGTCCCTACCGGGTCAGGCAACGTTGGTTGCGGCATGGGGCCTCGCGTTCGGTGGCGTGCCGGTTGCATGGTCAAACTGGGTCGCGCGCGCCGTGCCGGATCAGGCTGAAAGTGCCGGCGGAATGGTCGTAGCGTCGGTGCAGTCCTCAATCGCCATGGGCGCCGCGGCCGGCGGTGCCATGTTCAGCCTGACAGGCATTGAGGGCGTTTTTGTTGCGGGAGGCAGTGTCATGCTGCTTGCCGGCTTGTTCATCTGGATGCGGGTAAAAGTACCCGCGCCTTCGATCAGAGCAGCCGCAACACCCGCCATTCATCTGTGACCCTGCCGCCATAAAGAGCATCCCTCGTTGCCCAAGGCAGCTTGTGTAGCTTGTGTAGCTGCCTTCGTCTCGGTTCGGATCATCTTGGCGACTCGACACTTGTCGACGTTATGATGCGTCCGACCGATCGAATGGAAAGTCCAGTTGCCCACCGCCAACACAACAATGTCCAACCAAACACATGCCCGTTTTTCTCAAGCACAACCCAGTCGCGGTACGTAAAGGCAAGGTCATCGTGGTGGGCGGCGGCATCATGGGCGCGTCGGCAGCTTGGCATCTGTCCAAAGCGGGCGCATCCGTCACGTTGATCGAACGTGCGCCCGATTGCCTCATCAGTGCAACCGCCTGTTCTTTCGGCTGGGTCGGTGCCAGCGCCAGCACGCCTTCTGACAACCAAGCAGCGTTCGCTGAAAGATTGAAGGCGCTGGAGGAGTTCGCGTATATCGAGCACGAGCTCAGCCCGCTGCCCATCGCAGCGCGCGGCGCGCTTCTCTGGCGGTCCACCGAGGACGAAACGGCAGCCATGATTGCAGAGCATCGGGCCGCCGGCACCCGAATCGAGCGGCTCACTCGGTCCCAAATTGCCGAGAAGGAACCGACGATTTCGAATCCACCATCGCTCGCCGCCTGGGCACCAAGCGACTTCGCACTGGAAGCGGGCGTATTGGCACGCCAGCTGCGGGCAGGAGCGCAGGCCGCCGGGGCTTGTGTCCGCCGGGGAACGGTTCAAGCCGTCAATGCCGCGGGAAATCGGATCACGGGAATCGTTGTGGACGGAGAGGAATTTCCGGCCGACATTGTCGTGCTCGCCAATGGCTATCGCTCGCGCGCCCTTGCTCTGACGGTCGGCGTGGACCTTCCGATCTATGAGTCGCCGGCAGTGTTGCTTCGATTCGGTACTGAAGTTGCCGGCCTTCGTCACCTGGTTTGCGCGGAAGAAATGGAGCTGCGCCCATCCTTGGGAGGCGGCCTAGTTTCTGCCGCTGACTATCCAGATTGCGGCGAAACCGGCCTTCCCGCACTAGCCGCGCAAACCGGAAACGCGATTTCCCGACTGTTTGGGACCGCGGCGGCGCCTTTCCTGCTTTCCATAACCGCTGCGATGCGTCCTATGACGACCGACAGCAAACCGCTTTGCGGCCAGGTGGGAAGAATCGAGGGCCTATTTGCATTGGTCGGACATCCCGGCGTAATCCTTGCGCCCCTGCTTGCTCGCCGTTGCGCCGAAGCGGTTCTGCGTTCTTGATTCGGAATTGATCGACATCGACGCGGAATAGTCACGCACTACCGGCGTGCCGGTCGCGAAATTCGATTGATTCCACGCACTGCCCGGCAGCACGCCAAGCCTGTATCCCGCCAATTAAATATCTGGCGTCGATGCCCATCGCCTGAAGGGTGGCCGCCAGCCCTTGGCTAAGTTCGTGGCCTTCGGCGCAATAGACGACCACGGCCTGCGTGTTTGCTATCGTGTCTTTCCAGTCCAGCCACAAAGCGGGGTCAAGCCATTGGCCTTCAGGGATTGACACCCCATCCTCCATGCGCCTGAGCTTGCGTCGCACGTCTATCAACGTATGGGGAAACCCGGCGCTGCGCCAAAGCGCAAGTTCCGGAATGGATATGCTTTGCATGATGGACTCCTTGAGCGGGCTTAATGCATCAGCGGGTAAATCGCCAGGCCGATCAGCGCCGCGCCCGTCACGATCATCGGTTCGGGCAGTTTTTTAAACCGTAACAACAGCAGCACCGCGGCCATCGCCAACATCAGTGTCGGCATATCGACGATTGTGCGTCGGGCGATAACGATGACTGCGCCCGCGATAGCGCCGATTGCCGCGGCCGTCACGCCGTCAACGAATGCGAGGACACCGGGCAGTTTTCCGTACTTTTTAAAATAGGGTGCTGGGACGATGGTGAACAGATAACAAGGCAGAAAGGTGGCCAGCGCCGCCACACAGGCCCCGGGAAAACCGGCCACCAGGTAGCCGATGAAACCCACCGTGATAACGACGGGTCCCGGCGTGATCATGGCCACCGCTACGGCATCCACGAACTGCTTGTCATTGAGCCAGTGAAAGTCGGTCACCACGCCGCCATAGAGAAACGGCACGATGGCAAGGCCGGAACCAAAAACGAAAGCGCCCGCCTTGGCGAAGAACAGTCCGATCTGCCAGAGCAGCGGCCCATCCAGCGTAGTTAGCGCCGTGCCCGCTGGCGCGAACATCGCGGCCGCTGCCGGCAGATGGCCGGACTTCAGCCACTGGGGCGGCGCGCGCCAAAACCAGACGAGCAGGCCGGCCGCCAGAAACAGCCAGGCTATTTCAGACTCGGTGATAACGGTTACGACAGCCAGCACCAGATAGATGGCCCACAACAGCTTGTCGCGGCCCACGCTCTTGGTAGTGAGCTTGTAGCCGCTGATGGCAATGATGCCGATCACGGCGGCGCTCACGCCGTAGAACACCGCTTGCATCCAGGCCAGGCCGCCGAAACGCACGTATGCCCAGCCCAGCGCAACAACCATGAAGAACGATGGTAGGACGAAGGCGATGCCCACCAGCGTGGCGCCAAGAATGCGGTAGTGCACGTAGCCGAGGTAGATGGCAAGCTGCGCGGCCAGAGGGCCTGGCGCCAGTTGGGCCAGCGCTAAACCTTCCTTGTAATCGCCGTCCGTGATCCAGCCCCTGCCCTCGACTAGATCGCGGTGCATGTAGCCGGCCAAGGCAACAGGCCCGCCGAAACCGATGGCCCCCAGCCGGACGAAATACCAGGCTAATTGCCAAAGGGTATAGCCAGGCGGCGAGACAAACGTCGCGGCGTGGTCGCGGGCGGATTCTTCAGCGGGATTCACGGTCGCGCTCTTGGCAAGGAAGGGTCATGTCTGACGCCCACCGGAGAAATGGGCGTACAGAGAATCCAGCACGGCGCCGACCTCGGCTAACAGGGCATCGTCGTCGGGCAGGCGCTTGCGCGCGCCGGCCAGCATGGCCTCGAAACCGGCAGCTTCCGGCGCGGCGGCGCCGCCGACGTCAAGCCCATGCACCAAGGCGCCCAGACGTGCAAGGCCCCGGTTGTCTTCCAGTCCGAAGCTGGCAAGCAGCACCTCGAACGACACCCTGTCGCCCACGTGTGTGAAAGTGGCACCGTCGAAGTCAAATCCCAGGGCATCAGGCGGGCAGTCGACCGGGTTCTCGATCCAAAGGAAGCGCGCGGACGGGTCGATGAAGCGCTGGATCAGCCAGGCACTAGCGACCCGGTCTACCCAGACATGGCGCCGGGTCGCCCAGAGCCGGCCCCGGTAATGCATGGGATCGCGGCGCGCGATGCTTCCCTCCTGGGCGACATGAGGTTCGCCGGGCGACAGAAGGGATTCGATGGCATTGGCGAAATCGCGCTGCTGGGCTTGAGCGCGCAGCGAGGCTTCGCCCGGGAAGAAATCGATCCGCTGCAACGCCAGGTAGCTGCGTTCGTGACGGCGCAACAGGCGGTTCAGTTCCGGCCCATTCAAACCGGCCAGCGTCTGGCGCGCCTGGGCCAGTTCCGCCAGCCAGGCTTCGTAGTCGGCCGAGCGGTCGAACAGCTGCTGGAACGAGGCGGACTCGTCGTTGTCGCGGGGCTGGACCCGCAGCAACCAGGCCTGGCCGCCTTCTTCAGTTGTTTCGGTGGCCAGATCGGCCAATTGTGCGGCTTGCTCGGCATGAGCCGGCAGCAGATAGGCGCCGTCGCGCAAGGCGGTGCAGCCCAGGGCCTTCAGCTTGCGCCAGATGCGCATGCGCGCGGTGGCACCGCCGGTGGGCAGGCTGACGATAAGCAGAAGCCACGAGGATGCGAGCGAGGTGTCCATGGGAAGCAGAATAAGAAGAGGTTGCGATCTCTGCAATCATGTAGAGATCGCTACAACGCTTTTTTCGCTTGCCCTGATTGGCGGCATGGTTTTCATGCCTGGATATCCTCCCGGGGGGGATATGATTTCCGCATGGAAAAACCTGATCCCCACCATCATCACGACGCCGTCGCCAAACGTCTCAAGCGGGCGGAAGGCCATTTGCGCAGCATTCTGGCAATGATGGAAGAACACCGTCCCTGCCTTGAGCTTGCCCAGCAGCTACACGCGGTTGAGCGTGCCATTTCCCAGGCCAAGAAAGTCCTGATTCAGGACCACATCGACCACTGCCTGCAGGACGCGGTGGGCGAGCTGGACGCGGACCGGCAGCGCGCGATCGACGAATTCAAAGAAATCACCAAGTACCTCTAAGGACGGATCCATGCTGTCGTTTTCCGATCTGATCGCCCAGGGTGCATCGCACGCCTGGCTGTTCATTCCCAGCGCCATCCTGCTGGGCGCCCTGCACGGGCTGGAGCCCGGCCATTCCAAGACGATGATGGCGGCGTTCATCGTCGCGATCCGGGGTTCGGTGGCGCAGGCGGTGTTGCTCGGCATCACCGCGACTATTTCGCACACGGCGATCGTGTGGGGGATCGGCCTGGGCGGCATGTATCTGTGGCGTGGCGTCGCGGCGGAGGAGTTGGAGCCGTATTTCCAGCTGGCGTCCGGGGTGATCATCGTGCTGATCGCGGCGTGGATGTTCTGGCGGACCTGGCGCGAGCAGCATGGTGCGGGCCATGGCCATCATCACCATGTCCATGGACATGACCATGAAAATGGACATGGACACCACCATCGCCATGAGCATCAGCAGCACCACCGCCAAGAAGCGCCGCGAGGACTGGACGTAGGGGCCGAGGGATACCAGGATGCTCACCAGCTTGCGCACGCCAATGACATCCGGCGGCGTTTCACGAACCGCAACGTGACCAACTGGCAGATCGCCTTGTTCGGCCTGACCGGTGGCCTGATCCCCTGCCCCGCGGCGATCACCGTGCTGTTGTTGTGCCTTCAACTCAAGGAGTTCACGCTGGGCGCCGTGCTGGTGCTGTGCTTCTCGATCGGGCTGGCCATCACGCTGGTGACGGTCGGCGCCGTGGCGGCGCTAAGCGTCCGCCACGTCAACAAACGTGTGCCTTGGTTTAACGCGGTTGCCCAGCAAGCGCCGTATCTCTCCAGCTTGCTGATCATTGCCGTGGGCGTCTATGTGGGGATGAATGGATGGGTTGGCCTGCATCCCGCTTAGGACCGGTATGCAGAAGCGCTGAGGATTATCGAGGCCCACCCTGGCCCACGCCCGAGCCTTGTGCAAGCGAGCGGTGACGTCATTGCCCAGGAACATGTGACGCGACAAACTCATGGCGCCTTTCTGCCCATTCGATAAGCGCCTGCATCGAGGGCCCGAGCGCGTATCCCGCCTCTGTCAGCTGATATTCCACTTTGGGAGGGACCTGAGGAAAAACCGTTCTATGCACGATTCCGTCCGCTTCAAGCTGCTTCAGTTGCTGAATCAACATCTTCTGGTTCACGCCATCGATAAGCCGTTCCAGCTCTGAAAAACGGATCGCTTTTTTAGCGGCAAACAGCTGGCACAGAATGATGATCTTCCACTTCCCCTCAAGGACTCGCAAGGTTTCAGTAGTCGCCGCCGCCCACTCGCGTCGACGATTGGGGTCTTCACAGTTCCATTCCCGATCCCCGGTCATAAGGCCTCCTTGGTGGGTTACTGAGGTTTTAGTGGGTACTTCCAATTTCGAAAGCGGAATTCTACAGTGGACCCTTCATACGCAGGAGTTCATATGAATATCGGAATCATCGGGACAGGAAACATCGGCGGCACCCTCGCTCGCAAACTGACGGCGGCCGGGCATCAAGTGCGCGTAGCCAATTCCAAGGGCAGAGAAGGCGTATCCACGCTTGCAAAGCAGATGGGCGCGACGGCAGCAGACGTCTGGGACGCAGTGGACAATGTGGACGCCATCATCCTCGCCATTCCCCTGCCGGCGATGCAGCAGCTTCCGGCCGGCTTGTTCAATTCGGTCGCGACCGTTGTGCCTATCATCGATACCAGCAACTACTACCCCGGCATGCGAGACGCGCGCATCGCAGAAATTGACGACGGAATGCCTGAGAGCGTATGGGTGTCTCAGCAGGTTGGCCGCCCGGTGACCAAGGCATTCAACAATGCGTTGGCTTACACCCTGGCGAACCTGGGAACGCCTAGGGGCGCCCAAGGCCGCTTGGCCATCGCGGTTGCGGGTGACGACGAGGGATGTAAGCAGGTCGCGATGAACCTGGTTGACCAAGTCGGTTTTGATCCAGTCGACGCCGGCTCTTTGAGCGAGTCCTGGCGACAGCAGCCCTGCACGCCCGCCTATTGCTGCGACTGGGACGCCGACGAAACGCGCGCAGCCCTGGCATCGGCGGTAAAGGGCGATGCCGAGCGAAAACGCGACCAGATGGCGGAGGCTTTTGCCAAACTGGGGCCGAGCCCGACACACGAAGAAGTTGTGGCGATGAACCGCAGGATCAATGCGCCGCAGCATGGCCACCGCTGACCAACTATCACGGCTCCGGAATATTTTCCCGGAAGATGACCTGAAGCCGCGGCAGGTAGCTGGGTTCGGGCGCGCCCTTCACGGCCGCCACCAGCAGCTTGACGATTTCGCGTGCCTCGACGCGCGGGTTCTGGTCGATCACGGCGTCCATGGTGCGATCGAGCAACAGTCGGCGCGTGGCTTCGGTGAGGTCGTGACCCACGAAGACAATGCGATGGGCCGAGGCGGCCTGGTTTGAGCGAGCCTCGTTGGGCCATGCCTCGGTAAGCCGCGCCTCGGCCGGCCGCGCCTGAGCCGGCCGCGCCTCAGCCGGCCGCGCCTCTTTCAGCGCCCGCGCGATGCCTTGATTGCCGGCGCCGATGTTGTAAATCGCGTGCGGCGGCTCGTTGCGCAGCAGCTCCTGCGTGACGGCAAAGGCGCGGTCGCGGTCGTCGCCGATCTCAAGAATGTGTGCGATGCGCAGGTGCGGAAACTCTTCGCTCAGCAGCGAGCGAAAGCCCATCTCGCGCTCTTCATGGCCGCGATACGCCAGTGACCCCACGAACACCGCGACCTTGCGCTCGGTATGCTGTGGCAGAAACCGGCCGAGCAACAGCGCGGCCAGGCGGCCCGCGGCGCGGTTGTCGATGCCCACGTAACCCAGGCGCGCCGAGATCGGAATGTCCGACACCAGGGTGCTCACAT
Coding sequences:
- a CDS encoding rhodanese-like domain-containing protein, translated to MQSISIPELALWRSAGFPHTLIDVRRKLRRMEDGVSIPEGQWLDPALWLDWKDTIANTQAVVVYCAEGHELSQGLAATLQAMGIDARYLIGGIQAWRAAGQCVESIEFRDRHAGSA
- a CDS encoding chromate transporter; translation: MNPAEESARDHAATFVSPPGYTLWQLAWYFVRLGAIGFGGPVALAGYMHRDLVEGRGWITDGDYKEGLALAQLAPGPLAAQLAIYLGYVHYRILGATLVGIAFVLPSFFMVVALGWAYVRFGGLAWMQAVFYGVSAAVIGIIAISGYKLTTKSVGRDKLLWAIYLVLAVVTVITESEIAWLFLAAGLLVWFWRAPPQWLKSGHLPAAAAMFAPAGTALTTLDGPLLWQIGLFFAKAGAFVFGSGLAIVPFLYGGVVTDFHWLNDKQFVDAVAVAMITPGPVVITVGFIGYLVAGFPGACVAALATFLPCYLFTIVPAPYFKKYGKLPGVLAFVDGVTAAAIGAIAGAVIVIARRTIVDMPTLMLAMAAVLLLLRFKKLPEPMIVTGAALIGLAIYPLMH
- a CDS encoding LacI family DNA-binding transcriptional regulator; this translates as MSTATVDRVLNDRDGVRGKTRDRVLAIANRLGYFVQGADAASQDVRVDFVLPAGTNSFMTALGQHLLEEAATRPDVRARLHLIEGFDANKLAQKLYELRGQTQAVGLVGLDHPQVRDAIMALRDSGVHVSTLVSDIPISARLGYVGIDNRAAGRLAALLLGRFLPQHTERKVAVFVGSLAYRGHEEREMGFRSLLSEEFPHLRIAHILEIGDDRDRAFAVTQELLRNEPPHAIYNIGAGNQGIARALKEARPAEARPAQARPAEARLTEAWPNEARSNQAASAHRIVFVGHDLTEATRRLLLDRTMDAVIDQNPRVEAREIVKLLVAAVKGAPEPSYLPRLQVIFRENIPEP
- a CDS encoding helix-turn-helix domain-containing protein; its protein translation is MTGDREWNCEDPNRRREWAAATTETLRVLEGKWKIIILCQLFAAKKAIRFSELERLIDGVNQKMLIQQLKQLEADGIVHRTVFPQVPPKVEYQLTEAGYALGPSMQALIEWAERRHEFVASHVPGQ
- a CDS encoding FAD-binding oxidoreductase, with translation MPVFLKHNPVAVRKGKVIVVGGGIMGASAAWHLSKAGASVTLIERAPDCLISATACSFGWVGASASTPSDNQAAFAERLKALEEFAYIEHELSPLPIAARGALLWRSTEDETAAMIAEHRAAGTRIERLTRSQIAEKEPTISNPPSLAAWAPSDFALEAGVLARQLRAGAQAAGACVRRGTVQAVNAAGNRITGIVVDGEEFPADIVVLANGYRSRALALTVGVDLPIYESPAVLLRFGTEVAGLRHLVCAEEMELRPSLGGGLVSAADYPDCGETGLPALAAQTGNAISRLFGTAAAPFLLSITAAMRPMTTDSKPLCGQVGRIEGLFALVGHPGVILAPLLARRCAEAVLRS
- a CDS encoding MFS transporter, with protein sequence MRSVVDVSNPEGSASPGDIEPVSAAWTAVFSLAMGVFGLLTAEYLPASLLTPMAEALHVSEAMAGQAVTVTAVVALFAGLLVPGLTRSLDRRTVLLGFSTLMIVSNLLVAASSQMWVLLLMRVLLGIALGGFWSMAAAVAMRLVPTALLPRALSIIFSGIAVGTVVAVPLGSYLGGQFGWRSAFVAAAAVGVLTLAFQWFTLPKMAPRRPARLRTILDVLLRPGIALGMLGCILAHTGHFALFTYIRPFLESTAGVGTNGLALMLLGFGVANFAGTMLAGWLMQRSLSVTLALMPALVGGSALAMALFPASLPGQATLVAAWGLAFGGVPVAWSNWVARAVPDQAESAGGMVVASVQSSIAMGAAAGGAMFSLTGIEGVFVAGGSVMLLAGLFIWMRVKVPAPSIRAAATPAIHL
- a CDS encoding chromate resistance protein ChrB domain-containing protein, which codes for MDTSLASSWLLLIVSLPTGGATARMRIWRKLKALGCTALRDGAYLLPAHAEQAAQLADLATETTEEGGQAWLLRVQPRDNDESASFQQLFDRSADYEAWLAELAQARQTLAGLNGPELNRLLRRHERSYLALQRIDFFPGEASLRAQAQQRDFANAIESLLSPGEPHVAQEGSIARRDPMHYRGRLWATRRHVWVDRVASAWLIQRFIDPSARFLWIENPVDCPPDALGFDFDGATFTHVGDRVSFEVLLASFGLEDNRGLARLGALVHGLDVGGAAAPEAAGFEAMLAGARKRLPDDDALLAEVGAVLDSLYAHFSGGRQT
- a CDS encoding metal-sensing transcriptional repressor, with translation MEKPDPHHHHDAVAKRLKRAEGHLRSILAMMEEHRPCLELAQQLHAVERAISQAKKVLIQDHIDHCLQDAVGELDADRQRAIDEFKEITKYL
- a CDS encoding nickel/cobalt efflux transporter, whose protein sequence is MLSFSDLIAQGASHAWLFIPSAILLGALHGLEPGHSKTMMAAFIVAIRGSVAQAVLLGITATISHTAIVWGIGLGGMYLWRGVAAEELEPYFQLASGVIIVLIAAWMFWRTWREQHGAGHGHHHHVHGHDHENGHGHHHRHEHQQHHRQEAPRGLDVGAEGYQDAHQLAHANDIRRRFTNRNVTNWQIALFGLTGGLIPCPAAITVLLLCLQLKEFTLGAVLVLCFSIGLAITLVTVGAVAALSVRHVNKRVPWFNAVAQQAPYLSSLLIIAVGVYVGMNGWVGLHPA
- a CDS encoding AraC family transcriptional regulator, encoding MRRTKFLIENPMLASQNYALPPHLISELLAGMRLRGVQYRRVQTGPSFGLSIDAKAGHGFFYYLAVGSAVLRTAEGGLHELSAGNAVFLPHGQAHQWLSAEDADLQDIDTLEAALIGNSVTDVDACPSTSSVPSAIFFYGCMEFDLGGMRALGQLMPDVMCVNADSDRFPGMVSILSAMKGEICSRRVGFADILARLAEVVAAMIVRGWIECGCDNASGLAAALRDPRLARAILALHRQPARDWKLAELAGECNISRSVFAERFHATVGTPPLRYANELKMRLARQWLTHDRLPIDTVAERLGYTSQAAFSRAFKRVTGLPPGASRDAR
- a CDS encoding NADPH-dependent F420 reductase — encoded protein: MNIGIIGTGNIGGTLARKLTAAGHQVRVANSKGREGVSTLAKQMGATAADVWDAVDNVDAIILAIPLPAMQQLPAGLFNSVATVVPIIDTSNYYPGMRDARIAEIDDGMPESVWVSQQVGRPVTKAFNNALAYTLANLGTPRGAQGRLAIAVAGDDEGCKQVAMNLVDQVGFDPVDAGSLSESWRQQPCTPAYCCDWDADETRAALASAVKGDAERKRDQMAEAFAKLGPSPTHEEVVAMNRRINAPQHGHR